The genomic region CTGGCAGGCAATCCAGTTATACTGGTTCACACATCTGGCAGTTACAACAGAGCTGAACCCATGGGATGCATTCAGTCCGGGACGTCTTGATCAGCATCTGATCAAATACTATGAAGCAGATACAGAAGCAGGAATTCTGGATGATGACAAAGCAAAAGAACTCTTAGAGTGCTTATGGGTAAAATTCTACAACCAGCCGGCACCTGTTAAAGTAGGTATCACATTAAAAGAAAGTGCTACATATGTAGACTTTGCAAATATCAATACAGGTGGAGTTACACCGGATGGTAAAGACGGCGTTAACGCAGTCAGCTATCTGATCCTTGACTGCATGGATGATATGAAACTGGTACAGCCAAACTCTAACGTAACCATCAGCAAGAAGACTCCTGCACGTTTCTTAAAGAGAGCATGTGAGATCTCAAGAAAAGGATGGGGACAGCCGGCATTCTATAATACAGAAGCACAGACCATGGAGCTTGTTAATGCAGGTAAATCTCTGGAAGATGCACGTCGCGGCGGATCTTCAGGATGTGTTGAGACAGGAGCATGGGGAAGTGAGGCTTATATCCTGACAGGATACCTGAACATTCCTAAGGTATTCCAACTGACACTTTATAATGGATTTGATAAAGAATCCGGCAAACAGCTTGGTCTTAAGACTGGTGAAGCAAAAGACTTCAAGTCATATGACGAATTATGGGATGCATTCCAGAAACAGTTAAAATATATCATCGATATCAAGATTCGTGGAAACAACGTGATCGAGAAACTGTATGCTGAGAATATGCCGGCACCTTGTCTGTCAGTTGTTACAAATGACTGTATCAGCAATGCAAAAGATTACAATGCAGGTGGAGCAAGATACAACACCAACTATATCCAGGGTGTAGGTATCGGAACTGTTACAGACTGTATCACAGCTGTAAAATATAACGTATTTGATAAGAAGAATTTCACAATGGAAGAACTGCTTGAAGCAATGGATCACAACTTTGAAGGTTATGATGCAATCTTCCGTATGGTACATGATAAGACTCCAAAATATGGTAATGACGATGACTATGCAGATTCTATCATGCAGGATGTATTCAACCTGTATCATGATCTGATCACAGGACGTCCGACTATGAGAGGCGGAAAGTACGGAGTAGATATGCTTCCTACAACATGCCACGTATACTTTGGAGAAGTAATCGGAGCAACTGCTAACGGAAGAAAGGCTAACATCCCTGTATCAGAAGGTATCTCACCGGAGAAATCAGCCGATGTAAACGGACCTACAGCAGTTATCAAATCTTGCGCTAAGATGGATCATCTTGCAACAGCAGGAACACTTCTGAACCAGAAGTTCACACCTGATGTAGTAGCAGGAGAAAAGGGACTGGAGAATATGGCGAGTCTGATCCGCAGCTACTTTGCAATGGATGGACATCATGTACAGTTCAACGTTATCGACAGACAGACACTGATCGAAGCACAGAAACATCCGGATGATTACAGAGATCTGATCGTACGTGTTGCAGGATACAGTGACTTCTTCCGTAACTTAAGCAAACCGTTACAGGATGAGATTATCAACCGTACAGAACAGTCATTCGAATAAGATTAACAAAAGTAAAAATATGATTTTGGGGAGCCCGCGTTTTGCGGGCTCTTTTTTGGATATGTTCAGAAGTGAAAAATGTGTTATCATGGGGATAAAGGATATAGAATC from Dorea longicatena harbors:
- the hypD gene encoding trans-4-hydroxy-L-proline dehydratase, whose protein sequence is MAAKRGMNERIQKLRELSVTTPVHIDLERAKIETEFYKENDGKYSIPVMRSMVLKEYFSKKTLYLGEGELIVGEKGKDPQASPTFPELCCHSVEDMTVMSERDLVSFHTTEEDRKLQAEEIIPFWKGRSMREKLLAAMTPEWNDCYSAGMFTEFMEQRGPGHTCGGEQVFTTGYMDYKEKIKKSMDALDFMNDPEAYDKMEELKAMDISCDAVIILGERYHKLALEMAEKEADPVRKEELKQIAANLEVVPAHAPQTYWQAIQLYWFTHLAVTTELNPWDAFSPGRLDQHLIKYYEADTEAGILDDDKAKELLECLWVKFYNQPAPVKVGITLKESATYVDFANINTGGVTPDGKDGVNAVSYLILDCMDDMKLVQPNSNVTISKKTPARFLKRACEISRKGWGQPAFYNTEAQTMELVNAGKSLEDARRGGSSGCVETGAWGSEAYILTGYLNIPKVFQLTLYNGFDKESGKQLGLKTGEAKDFKSYDELWDAFQKQLKYIIDIKIRGNNVIEKLYAENMPAPCLSVVTNDCISNAKDYNAGGARYNTNYIQGVGIGTVTDCITAVKYNVFDKKNFTMEELLEAMDHNFEGYDAIFRMVHDKTPKYGNDDDYADSIMQDVFNLYHDLITGRPTMRGGKYGVDMLPTTCHVYFGEVIGATANGRKANIPVSEGISPEKSADVNGPTAVIKSCAKMDHLATAGTLLNQKFTPDVVAGEKGLENMASLIRSYFAMDGHHVQFNVIDRQTLIEAQKHPDDYRDLIVRVAGYSDFFRNLSKPLQDEIINRTEQSFE